The genomic interval ATCGCCGATCGCGCCTATGACAGTGACAAGCTGAGAAGCAACCTGCTGGCTAAGGGCTGGGACCTGGTCTGCCCTCATCGCCGAGGTCGTACGAAACCGAACACGCAAGACGGCCGAAAACTGCGACGATATCGTCGCCGCTGGAAGATCGAACGCACCATCGCCTGGCTGCACAACTTCCGCAGACTCGTCGTCCGCTACGAATACTACAGCAACGTCTACCAAGCCTTTATCCTCTTAGCCTGCATCACTATCTGTCTACGTAGGTTTTGAAACCGGCTCTAAGCAAGCGCTGCCAGGCGATGGATGTCCTGCGGTAACTCCCATGTCCCAGATGGAGAATGTGGCGACGCACGACCTCATGGGTGGTTAACACTTCTTCATATATCGCTAAATATGCATATTTAATGATTTCGGGAACGTTATAAAGTGTTACGTTGACACCAGACGGCCTTTCAGCGATCCTAAAATCGCTCTCCGCGTCGGCTGATCGGGGCAGGTCAGCCGATTGCGTCATGTCGGAGCATGACGTCGGAGGATTGTCGAGGGGGCTCGCGATGAACGCCGGTTTTTCCGTGGCGGTAGAGTCCTGCGAAAGTTTAGACGCACTGGTCGTTGCGGCGCAAGCCGGCTGCGAGAAGGCGCTGGACTTGCTGATCGAAGCGCTGTCCGCATCGCTGTGGGATGAGTTTCGCGCGCAGCGAAATGGGTTTGCCGTGAGTGCTTCACGCGGCCGGTCCGATTTAATTCAAGACACACTGGTCACGGCGCGCGAGCATTTCGGCCGTTTCGATCGATTGTCGTTCACGGCCTTTCGCCGCTGGGCGCGAACGATTTTGCGCAATCGGCGGCTGGAATGCGCACGAAATCATCGCTGCCGAAACAACCGTCCGCTATACGAAAAGTTATGGCGAAATATTTGCCAGCGTGTGGAAGCGGCGCCCCATCGGGCAACGCCGGACGACGCGCTGGAATGGAAACAAAACGTTGCGCGCATCGCCGAGCTGTACGAATTGCTACGCGTCGACGAGCGATTCATCATCAAGCTGCGGCTCTTCAAAACCCTTTCCTATCCCCAGATCGCGGCGTTGACCGGCTTTGCGCCCGACGCGATCCGCAAGTCGTACGACCGGGCAATTGCGCGGCTTGGCGACCGATTCTTTGCCGATGGTAAGCCGACAGCCTGACGACTCATCTCCGGACGAAGGGGACGCGGCCGAGGCGCTGCGCTTGTTGATCTGGCTGAGCCAATTGGCGCGCGACGTCCACCGGCGCGATGCGGTCGCGTGTGGGTTGCCTGAATTGCTCGATCCTCCGCGCACGATCGGCCGTTACCGGCTCGAGGCGTTGCTGGGAACGGGGGGCTTTGGCGCCGTGTTCCGCGCGTTCGACACGCATTTGACCAGGGTGGTGGCGCTGAAGCTCGCGTGGCCCAGCGTGCTGATGGACCCCGAGGCCAGCCGACGCTTCGTCGACGAGCCGCGGACAATGGCTTCGCTGCATCATCCAGGCATCGTCGAAATTTACGATTCAGGCGACTTCGATGTTGGTTGCTATATCGCGTTGGAACTGATCCACGGTCCGACCCTCGCGCAGTGGCTGCACGGGCATGGCCGCGCACCGTGCCGGCTGGCCGCGGGCATCATGAGTCGCGTTGCCAAAAGCGTACAGGCCGCGCACGCGCACGGCGTGCTGCACCGCGATCTGAAACCGAGCAATATCCTCCTGCGGCCGCGCGATGGCGAGCCGGAATTCGGCTACGAGCCGGTGGTGACCGACTTTGGCCTGGCGGCCCGGACAAGAGGGGCCGAGGCTTCGTTCGTCACTCACACAGGCACCGCGTTCGGCACCGAGTTCTACATGTCGCCCGAGCAAGCGGCCGGCAAGATGGAAGACGTCAAAGAACCCTCGGACGTTTTTTCGCTGGGCGTAATTCTTTATGAGCTGATCACCGGGCGGCGGCCGTTCGAAGGCGAGACCGCGGACCAGACGCGCCAGATGATTGTGAACAACGAGCCGAGAGCGATACGCAGTATTCGACCTGACGTGCCGAGTGACTTGGAAACGATTGTTCTCAAGTGCCTGGAGAAATCGCTGGGCGACCGCTATGGGTCGGCGCAGGCGCTCGCGGCCGACCTGGACCGATTCCTCGGCAACGAGCCGATCGAAGCGTCGCGGGCTTCGCTGCTTCGCCACGGCGTTAAGTACGCGCAGCGAAAACCGCAGACCGTGGCGCTGTTGCTTTCGACGGTTTTGGGGAGCCTGGCGCTGGCCGCGATCGTTGTCGCCTGGACATTGGATCGCGTCGAGGCTGGCAAGCGGTTGGCCGCCAGCGAAGCCGCCGCGGCCGTGGCTGAAACAATGGAGCGCGAGCATGAGTACGCCGCGAATATCCAACAAGCGGCCGCCGCATTGCACCGCTCGGGACGGCGCGAAGTGATGGCGTTGTTGGACGAATGCCAGACGATTGCACGCCCACCGCTGCGCTGCGGCGTGGAGTGGGACTTCCTGCGTACCGAGGCGGATCGCGCCGACGTGACCCGGCACGCCCACCCGACGGGTGTGCATTCGGTGCGCTTCTCGCCCGCCGGTGACATGGTGGCGTCGGGGGGCAAAGATGGCCGTGTTTGCTTGTGGGAGACAGAAGGTTGGGCCAAGAAAAGTGAACTACGCTTCGCGGACAATGACGAAGTCTCGGCGCTGGAATTCTCAGCCGATGGTTCGCTGCTGGCCGTGGCGGGTGAAACGGGGCGACTGGCCGTTTACCAATTATCGGACGCGAGCGTTGTTTTCGACAAGCCTCTCAACGAGGGGCGCATCTTTGCTTTGGCATGGATCGGGACCGGTCATGAAATCGCGCTCGGGGGTGACACAGGCGTGCTATCGATTGTCGACATCGACACCGGAGCCTGCCGCCGCCAACCGCTCTTGCCATCCGAGACGGGACTCCAGGCGGCCCCTGGCCATCCGGTCGAGATCGTTGAACTGACGTATGTCGCGGCCGATCAAAAGCTGGCGGTGTTTCTCGATCCTCCCTCGACCTTCCTGGTTGACCCTGCCACGCTCGACGAACAGCGGCTGTGGAACGATGGTCAAACGTCGATTCGCAATCGCTGCTACGTACCGATGGGACAGGGGTATGTGGCGTCGATCGATACGCAAGAAGGATTGCGGTTGCGTAACGTCTCGGATGGGTCGCTGGCCGGTTCCGGTCATCTTCCCGCCGGAGTCCGCTCGCTGCGTTATTCGCCGACC from Pirellulales bacterium carries:
- a CDS encoding sigma-70 family RNA polymerase sigma factor; this encodes MSEHDVGGLSRGLAMNAGFSVAVESCESLDALVVAAQAGCEKALDLLIEALSASLWDEFRAQRNGFAVSASRGRSDLIQDTLVTAREHFGRFDRLSFTAFRRWARTILRNRRLECARNHRCRNNRPLYEKLWRNICQRVEAAPHRATPDDALEWKQNVARIAELYELLRVDERFIIKLRLFKTLSYPQIAALTGFAPDAIRKSYDRAIARLGDRFFADGKPTA
- a CDS encoding transposase — its product is IADRAYDSDKLRSNLLAKGWDLVCPHRRGRTKPNTQDGRKLRRYRRRWKIERTIAWLHNFRRLVVRYEYYSNVYQAFILLACITICLRRF
- a CDS encoding serine/threonine-protein kinase, yielding MVSRQPDDSSPDEGDAAEALRLLIWLSQLARDVHRRDAVACGLPELLDPPRTIGRYRLEALLGTGGFGAVFRAFDTHLTRVVALKLAWPSVLMDPEASRRFVDEPRTMASLHHPGIVEIYDSGDFDVGCYIALELIHGPTLAQWLHGHGRAPCRLAAGIMSRVAKSVQAAHAHGVLHRDLKPSNILLRPRDGEPEFGYEPVVTDFGLAARTRGAEASFVTHTGTAFGTEFYMSPEQAAGKMEDVKEPSDVFSLGVILYELITGRRPFEGETADQTRQMIVNNEPRAIRSIRPDVPSDLETIVLKCLEKSLGDRYGSAQALAADLDRFLGNEPIEASRASLLRHGVKYAQRKPQTVALLLSTVLGSLALAAIVVAWTLDRVEAGKRLAASEAAAAVAETMEREHEYAANIQQAAAALHRSGRREVMALLDECQTIARPPLRCGVEWDFLRTEADRADVTRHAHPTGVHSVRFSPAGDMVASGGKDGRVCLWETEGWAKKSELRFADNDEVSALEFSADGSLLAVAGETGRLAVYQLSDASVVFDKPLNEGRIFALAWIGTGHEIALGGDTGVLSIVDIDTGACRRQPLLPSETGLQAAPGHPVEIVELTYVAADQKLAVFLDPPSTFLVDPATLDEQRLWNDGQTSIRNRCYVPMGQGYVASIDTQEGLRLRNVSDGSLAGSGHLPAGVRSLRYSPTGALLATGRDGAVYVYRVDDLLQARPNKIRRLLGHVGQTVDVDTSPDGRWLCSGGVDGDIKIWRAPLDYDFCDAPLAAEPVLTRFSPCGRWLAVVQALDETTGRLDLVDAHTGHLRWRKEITLIEEIEALTDPAYYCAFDPNGNEFAVFENGHTVRLFSTSDGQKQRVISDNFGNRVAALQFSADGQWLILRRAYDNALVLDPQSGKVVQEVTVGHLAVLHTWAGDLWFELTPERRPLLHGLHGEPPVLVLDQLPERVRVITASPDGRYLAMAGAESIVYLADLRNPGPLAKLVGHEGAASECCFSSDSRTLISLGDDGTVRFWHIPTRSELLKIGSPDMRALTMGFHPSGKLLVVGVEHEGRYGLQIFRLDAERSLLKDFDPASLDAG